From Solanum lycopersicum chromosome 8, SLM_r2.1, the proteins below share one genomic window:
- the LOC138337909 gene encoding uncharacterized protein, whose protein sequence is MSDEDKLHNFISGMQGGAQNELLRQNVKDLPGAIAAADSLVDFRTTCPSTDVPSTSKNKKKNKKKGEWRKDSRKENTNDKGKAQMKDGKDRPKNKDGNSKGCWTCGGPHLAKSCPNQEKVNVMLAGKMNQMEEDEEIVAAIANPLGLSFNHIMGINTVGEISSTSNPHASLIHIEMKIKEQGVMAMVDTWATHMFVDVKVAAKLRLKLSKSPSYVKTVNVKAQAIVGMAYGVSMSTGNWVGKHNLMVMPLGDFEIILGIDFLRKYQFVPFPHLDGVMVMSGSDADFLKGVHPFGNINKVAKKKDKRMLLSAMSIDKGL, encoded by the coding sequence ATGTCTGATGAGGACAAACTTCACAATTTCATTTCGGGCATGCAAGGCGGGGCTCAAAACGAATTACTAAGGCAGAATGTTAAAGATCTGCCTGGGGCAATTGCTGCTGCTGATTCACTGGTAGATTTCCGGACGACTTGTCCTTCGACAGATGTTCCTTCTacttcaaaaaataagaaaaagaataagaagaaagggGAATGGAGAAAGGATAGTCGTAAAGAGAAtacaaatgataaaggaaaGGCACAAATGAAAGATGGGAAAGACAGACCCAAGAATAAAGATGGAAACTCTAAGGGCTGTTGGACTTGTGGTGGTCCTCATTTGGCCAAATCTTGTCCTAATCAGGAAAAGGTGAATGTTATGCTTGCTGGAAAGATGAATCAAATGGAGGAGGACGAAGAAATTGTGGCTGCAATAGCAAACCCATTGGGATTGTCTTTTAATCACATTATGGGGATAAACACTGTTGGGGAAATCTCCAGCACTTCGAATCCTCATGCTTCCttaattcatatagaaatgaaaataaaagaacaagGTGTGATGGCAATGGTTGATACATGGGCCACACACATGTTTGTTGATGTGAAGGTTGCTGCAAAATTAAGGCTGAAGTTGTCTAAAAGCCCTTCATATGTCAAAACAGTCAACGTTAAGGCACAAGCCATTGTGGGCATGGCTTATGGGGTGTCTATGTCGACTGGAAATTGGGTGGGAAAACATAACTTGATGGTGATGCCGCTTGGAGACTTTGAAATTATACTTGGGATTGATTTCCTAAGGAAATACCAGTTTGTTCCTTTTCCTCACTTAGATGGAGTGATGGTAATGAGTGGAAGTGATGCTGATTTTCTGAAGGGTGTTCATCCGTTTGGAAACATTAATAAAGTTGCAAAGAAGAAAGACAAGAGAATGTTGTTGTCTGCTATGTCGATCGACAAAGGGCTGTAG